The Vicia villosa cultivar HV-30 ecotype Madison, WI linkage group LG1, Vvil1.0, whole genome shotgun sequence genome includes a region encoding these proteins:
- the LOC131617040 gene encoding putative F-box protein PP2-B12 translates to MAEFEDLPEGCITTIISRTTPVDAGKLSVVSKSFRSASDSDAVWNAFLPSDSNFIDSIISHSPSLANLPTKKSLYLALSDRPIIIDNDRKSFQLNRRSGKKCYMLAARSLTIVWGDDQRYWNWTAMPDSRFPEIAHLCHVWWFEIRGIINTLALSPNTQYAAYLVFKMIDAYGFENETVDLTVGVKGGQSNTKIVCLDPNIEPGPRIDRWYHGRRPRPHNIIGLQRPSVRNDGWLEIKMGEFFNSSLEDEVEMSVMETKGNGVKENFFLEGIEVRPKEDN, encoded by the exons atggcAGAGTTTGAAGACTTGCCAGAAGGATGCATCACCACCATAATATCTCGTACGACTCCAGTTGACGCCGGAAAACTCTCCGTCGTCTCTAAATCTTTCCGTTCTGCCTCTGATTCCGATGCTGTCTGGAATGCCTTTCTTCCTTCCGATTCCAATTTCATTGACTCTATCATCTCTCACTCTCCTTCACTCGCCAATCTTCCTACCAAAAAGTCTCTCTACCTTGCCCTCTCTGATCGCCCTATCATCATCGACAATGATCGAAAG AGCTTTCAATTGAATAGAAGGAGTGGAAAAAAGTGTTACATGCTTGCGGCTAGATCTCTCACTATCGTTTGGGGTGATGATCAGCGCTATTGGAATTGGACTGCTATGCCTGATTCCAG GTTCCCTGAAATTGCCCATCTTTGTCATGTGTGGTGGTTTGAAATTCGTGGAATAATCAACACTCTTGCCTTATCCCCAAATACTCAATATGCAGCTTATCTTGTGTTCAAGATGATTGATGCCTATGGATTTGAGAACGAAACTGTGGACTTAACTGTTGGCGTCAAAGGTGGCCAAAGCAACACTAAAATAGTCTGTTTGGATCCAAACATAGAACCTGGGCCACGCATAGATAGGTGGTATCATGGGAGGAGGCCGAGGCCACACAACATAATAGGATTGCAACGTCCTAGTGTGAGAAACGATGGATGGCTGGAGATTAAGATGGGAGAATTCTTCAATTCAAGCCTCGAAGATGAAGTCGAGATGAGTGTTATGGAGACAAAGGGTAATGGGGTGAAGGAGAATTTCTTTCTTGAAGGAATAGAAGTTAGGCCTAAAGAAGACAATTAA
- the LOC131617050 gene encoding putative F-box protein PP2-B12, producing MTQFEELPEECLSTILSRTTPVDVGRLSLVSNTFRSAADSDAVWNQFLPSDSQFMDSIISNSPSLANFHSKKALYLALSDHPIIIDNGLKSFQLDRKSGKICYMLAARSLSISWGDEERYWKWITMPNSRFPEIAKLCFVWWFEIRGIINTLALSPNTQYAAYLVFKMIDAYGFENETVDLTVGVKGADSNTKIVCLDPNIEPGPLIDRWYNERRPRPHNIVGLQCPSVRSDGWLEIKMGEFFNSNLEDEIEMSVMEIKGNGYKGNFFLEGIEVRHKEDN from the exons ATGACGCAGTTTGAAGAATTGCCAGAAGAATGCTTATCCACTATACTCTCTCGTACTACTCCGGTTGACGTTGGCCGACTCTCCCTTGTTTCCAATACTTTCCGTTCTGCTGCCGATTCCGACGCTGTCTGGAATCAATTTCTCCCTTCCGATTCTCAATTTATGGACTCTATCATCTCAAATTCTCCTTCACTTGCCAACTTTCATTCCAAAAAGGCTCTCTACTTAGCACTATCGGATCATCCTATCATCATCGACAATGGTCTAAAG AGCTTTCAATTGGATAGAAAGAGTGGGAAAATATGTTACATGCTCGCGGCCAGATCTTTATCAATTTCTTGGGGTGATGAAGAGCGCTATTGGAAGTGGATTACTATGCCTAACTCCAG GTTCCCTGAAATTGCTAAGCTTTGTTTTGTCTGGTGGTTTGAAATTCGTGGAATAATAAACACTCTTGCCTTGTCCCCAAATACTCAGTATGCAGCTTATCTTGTGTTCAAGATGATTGATGCCTATGGATTTGAGAACGAAACTGTGGACTTAACTGTTGGCGTCAAAGGGGCCGATAGCAACACTAAAATAGTCTGTTTGGATCCAAACATAGAACCTGGACCACTCATAGATAGGTGGTATAATGAGAGGAGGCCGAGGCCACACAACATAGTAGGATTGCAATGTCCTAGTGTGAGAAGCGATGGATGGCTGGAGATTAAGATGGGAGAATTCTTCAATTCAAACCTCGAAGATGAAATCGAGATGAGTGTTATGGAAATAAAGGGTAATGGATACAAGGGGAATTTCTTTCTCGAAGGAATAGAAGTTAGGCATAAAGAAGATAATTAA